A region of the Bacillus spongiae genome:
ATTAACAGTTAGCTGCAGACTATAAACAACAAAGGGTGGCATTTATCTGCCACCCTTTGCCTTAGTTACTACCCCATCAATTTTTTAATAATCTTCAACCCGTTCTTAGCGTTTGGATATCTAAAAGAAAAATCGAAAAGATTCGTTTGCTTTAACACACTTTTATAATGTGAAAAGGTTGAAAAGCTATTTTTTCCGTGATAATTCCCCATTCCACTTTCTCCAACCCCACCAAATGGTAAATAAGGTGTTGCTATATGCATCAATGTATCATTAATACAACCCCCACCATATGAAATAGTAGTGGTTATTCTTTTTTGAAGTTCCGCATCTTTTGTAAACAGGTATAAAGCAAGTGGTTTTGGTCGACCATTTACAAAATCAATTACTTCATCAATTGATTCATACTCTAGTATCGGTAAAACAGGACCAAAGATTTCCTCCTGCATGACAGGAGAGTCTAGTCGATCTGGACTAATCAGCGTAGGTTCAATTTTATGAAGGGTTTGATCAACATTCCCACCAAATAGTATTTTTCCATCCTTTAAATACGACTTCACTCGATTGAAATGTCGCTCATTTACGATTTTCCCATATGTTTCATTTTGAATTGGATTTACTCCGTAAAAACGATGAATGGCTTTTTGAAGCTCTAAAATAAAATCGTCTTTTATACTTTTATGAACATATAAATAGTCTGGTGCTATACATGTTTGTCCTACGTTTGTTAACTTTCCAAAAGCCACCCGTTTTGCAGCAAGCGATAAGTCTACATCATGATGGACAATACAAGGGCTTTTCCCCCCTAGTTCTAACGTTACAGGGGTTAAATGCTTTGATGCTGCTTCCATCACTATTTTCCCTACTGGAACACTGCCTGTAAAGAAGATATAATCAAACTTTTGTTCTAACAGCTGCTGGGTCTCTTCTACTCCACCCTCTACTACATGTAGAAAACCAGAATCAAAATGAGGATTGACTATTTTCACTAGTACCGCTGATAAATTTGGCGTTAATTCAGACGGTTTTAATATAACGGTATTACCCGCTGCAATGGCTCCTAGCATTGGTGAAACGGCTAATTGAAATGGATAATTCCATGGCGCGATAACAAGGGTTGTACCGTAAGGCTCTGGTACTTGGACACCTT
Encoded here:
- a CDS encoding aldehyde dehydrogenase; the protein is MNPLMVEDVATQPIEGLFQLQQSYFATGKTRPLIEREMTLKKLQTLIDEHENDILLALKKDLNKSETEAYMTEIAIIKDEIKHLLKNFKKWAKPKKVKTALTHFGTKGVQVPEPYGTTLVIAPWNYPFQLAVSPMLGAIAAGNTVILKPSELTPNLSAVLVKIVNPHFDSGFLHVVEGGVEETQQLLEQKFDYIFFTGSVPVGKIVMEAASKHLTPVTLELGGKSPCIVHHDVDLSLAAKRVAFGKLTNVGQTCIAPDYLYVHKSIKDDFILELQKAIHRFYGVNPIQNETYGKIVNERHFNRVKSYLKDGKILFGGNVDQTLHKIEPTLISPDRLDSPVMQEEIFGPVLPILEYESIDEVIDFVNGRPKPLALYLFTKDAELQKRITTTISYGGGCINDTLMHIATPYLPFGGVGESGMGNYHGKNSFSTFSHYKSVLKQTNLFDFSFRYPNAKNGLKIIKKLMG